The Pristiophorus japonicus isolate sPriJap1 chromosome 13, sPriJap1.hap1, whole genome shotgun sequence genome contains the following window.
catcaacaactctctgcagcagggaattccacaggttaacaactctctgagtgaagaaatttctcctcatctcagtcctaaatggcctaccccttatcctaagactgtcccctggttctggacttccccaacatcgggaacattctacccgcatctaacctgtccaatcctgccagaatcttatatgtttctatgagatcccctctcatccttctaaactccaatgtataaagacccagttgatccagtcagtccagccatcgcgggaatcagtctggtgaaccttcgctgcactccctcaatagcaagaacgtccttccacagattaggagaccaaaactgaacacaatattccaggtgaggcctcaccaaggccctgtacaactgcagtaagacctccctactcctatactcaaatcccctagctatgaaggtcaacataccatttaccttcttcaccgcctgctgtacctgcatgccaacctgcatgaaccatgacacccaggtctcattgcacctccccttttcctaatctgccaccattcagatattcgtgtttttgcccccaaagtggataacctcacatttatccacattaaactgcatctgccatgcatttgcccactcactaacctgtccaagtcaccctacagcctcttagcatccccctcacagctcacaccgccacccagtttagtgtcatctgcaaacttggagatattacactcaattccttcatctaaatcattgatgtatattgtaaagagctggggtcccagactgagccctgcggcaccccaccagtcactgcctgccattctgaaaaggacctgtttatcccgactctctgcttcctgtctgccaattagttctctatccacgtcagtatattacccccaataccatgtgctttgattttgcacaccaatctcttgtgtgggaccttgtcaaaagccttttgaaagtccaaatacaccacatccactggttctcccttggccactactagttacattctcaaaaatgcAGGCTAGTACCAAAACCTGTGGGGCCTCACAAACAAATGCTGAAAAAACTATGAAAATATAAAATATTCATTTATATATGAGTAAGTGCTTTTTATTAACTGGAAACAGAAGTGACCCTGTAATATGTTTGtactgcagagaaacccaagtctcGTTCATTTGAACGGAATTTCATTAATTTTGGTTTAAAAATGAAGCTGATTTTAATCTAACTCTTGAAAATAAACATATCTCTAATGTTAAATGGTTTTGTGGTCAGTTTCCTGATAATGATAGCTCTGTATAAATTTCAGCCGTCACACCATTGGGGGTAGAATGACGTTACTGTGTCACCAATCGCACCCGGCATTAAAATATGTTTGAAAAAGTTGAAGCTATAGACTGTCGCATTAACCACAGCATGCACTTCCATCAGTGTCTAACTGTTTCCAGAGCAGCTTGGTCTTAGCTCTCCCAGAAACACAGCCTGTATAACAAATCCTGCACGGCAACACCAACCTTTTCATACCTCACCAAGATAGAATGCAAATCCTAAAGCCAATATAAAATAAGACTTGAGCCTCTAAGAGCCGCACTAGGAGAAAACGTTCTAAAAAAAAAAACGCTTGCGCCTAATGGGGTATATTTGATTTAAATTATGAAATTATCTCTTCCTGAAATAGAAGGCTAAATCGTGTAATTGCTTGTAACCTACTATTTAAGAGCACCATCTTGTGGCCGATCCATAGCACAGGCctaaaaaaaagcaaaatactgcagatgctggaaatctgaaataaacacacaaaatggtggaaacactccaggtcaggcagcatctgtggagagagaaacagagttaatgcttcaggttgatggcctttcatcagaactgactgACATTTGTCAGGCCTGACTGAACTATGGTGATGCACAAGAAGGTCTGTAGCCCTACCTACATCTTATTAGTGGTTTGGGAAAATAAATATAACTCGCCTAAAATCTAAAAAAACAAGTATAGTTTTCTGGCCATGGCAATGAGCAGTTATCTTTTTTCATTTCTAAAGAGTCTTCACTGGGCAGTCTGAGAGCACAAAACACCAGTCTGCTTACCAGAGCAGCCGCATGGATTACATGAAGAATTCTCTGCCAAAAGCGCAGTGTAGCTGATCAAAATGTGTACAGTAGCATTCCTTGCTCTATACTCTCTCCACTGTGCCAAGGTCTCCACTGGATCTATTTTATGTAAGCACTCCAGCATATAATACACCCTGTGCAACAGTTTTGCTCTGCTGCAGATGATCAGCATATGAGCCATGTGCCATGTTTTCTTTCCTCTCTTCCACTGATAAAGGCTCCTCCAGCACAAGTTCTCTACCAGCGCTTCTTGTACTCCTTTTAGAGTTTTGTTGTACAAAAAACAAATTCAAGCCCACCCCACGGGTGTGGTCCCACTCAAGGGGACTGTAAAAATGGCCATGCGGGGGAAGCTGTCTTTCTGTTGCTTCTTCCAGCTGACTTCCTCCACAGCTGTCCCAATCCTCAGAACATGTGCTACTTCACCATCTGCAAGCATGGAGACATCTGCAAGGCTTCTACAGATCTCAACCAACCTTAAGTATAGTTAAAGTTTTATTTTATGGGATTAGTATAGTGCAGGCTCTTTAATAAGGCTTTGCATTTGAGTGAGGTTTTCTTTTTATTTAAAGCAATTTTAAATACCTTGAACTTCCTTAACCCCCAACAGTGTATGGAGTGcagatacaggtgcaacgtcccgaatccgactgtccgaaaaccggaattgtctgaaaaccgggcATTTTTGAGGCAGCCAAAATGGTGATATCGGGCAGTGAGGGACGAGGAAACTGGTAAAAGAAAAACACAGCACCGGGGGAGAGGAAcggaggatcggcgggcggtgaAGTGTGCCAACAGCGAAATCCGGcaaaatccaaaaaccggcacAGTCTCAATCCCAAAGTTGCCGGATTTCAGACTTTGTACTTGTATTGTTTCATTCCGTATGTATCTATCTTCCTAGTATGTAATAAATAATCTTTGTATAAAGCCATGATTTATGCCTCGAGCTTCTCATTCGGAGAACGAGCCCAATAAATTGAATAAAAATTATAATTGTGTGGGGTTAGAAGGTATTTCCCCAAATGTAATATAGAATTAAATGACATTGCACCTTTTGTCTCTACGTTCGCTACCTGGAGTTTGCAGCTGTGGAATGTTTCAGAAAGTATAAAATATAAAAGTATGAATTGAATATACTAAAAGAGCATATTTattctcccccaccgccccccacccccaacccaacccAAGGTATTTAACACACTAGAATTTGGTTTCAAATAAAAATAAAGGTGGCTAGTCTGCATTTGCAAAGACTAGGTAACCTATCAATGAAATTTTACATTTATTATAAAACAAGATGCAATTTCTCCTTTAAAAGTAATTTATATAATTTACAGTAACATTTTAAATCAGCAGACATTATAGATTATCGATAGAACAGGGTCACCTACTGAATCAATTTTCTCATTTAAAAATTGAGCACAAGTAGTACAATTAAACAAACCCATCAGATTAAATATAACAAGTCACTTTGTTGGCTCACAATAAATGAATCAGAGTATCAAATTAAGAAACATTTCTTGAAAGTACACTTTCCTTTTGAATATTTCCCTACCAATTTCAGCAATGTACAGTTAAAATTGGATTAATTCAGAAGCAAAAGTGCTCAATATATTTAAATCTACAATAAAGAATTCCATTCACTAATCAGGAGCTGATTTTCTGTCACATTATTGCTTCTTTTACTACGTATAAAGTGGCTGCAATTCTTTGGTTCAATGTAATTTTCTGTCTGAtacactactgtgaagcaccttgggacgttaaaggcgctatttaaaaatACAATTTGTTGTAAGAAATAATAGGACATTCAGAAGAAAATATAAATCAGTTTTCCATTATTCATGACTCATCTCCATGAGTAATGTACTATATTTTCTTTTAATAATTTGGGTAAATCCAGATTGGATTATTTATAGACTTTAAAAAGGAATTTGCTAAACATGACTGTAAATCGGAGCAACTGGCTCGTTAACGGCGTATcataccaatgttccctgtaagctgtgctgtGTTCGGCACAACCTGCTTCTTTcagtgcgcagtccctttaaatttccgcaCAGGAGCAGTATTTATAATggagaagccggtgagcggcctacgCAGGACCTTTTCtgttattggggccaagtttcggcctgagttgctcctgtttttttggagcaactggtttagaatggagtatcttagaaatttgaattctccacatttagtttgctccagttctagtcatttagaacagtttcactttggaacagaatttttttcaaaagggggcgtgtccggccacttacgcctgttttcaaagtttaggcagtgaaaacttactccaaactaactcagaatggagtaagtgaagatttttgtacgttcaaaaaaaaaccttgtctacacttcagaaaatcaggcgtaggttacaaatgggggggggtttaaagggaagcttacaaacattaaacacttcagttttacaaaaaaagagccatcatcaataataaatgataaatacatcaataaatcaaccaataaatcaatccaaaaaaattaataaaaaataaaaaaagttttaaaaatcaataaataaaacattttctacttaccgactgcagcaccgggaatcctccaacagcgtactgggacggcccccccagtgtgtctctgtcagtgtctctatctctctgtctgtgtgtgtctctctctctcttctgtcgaggggaggaggagaaggggggtgggagggggagaaggggggtgggagggggagaagggggtggggtgggagggggagaagggggtggggtgggagggggagaagggggtggggggagaagggggtggggggagaagggggtgggggaagaagggggtgggggggggggggagaggagggttgggggaggggagaggagggttgggggaggggagaggagggttgggggaggggagaggagggttgggggaggggagaggagggtgggggggggagaggagagtggggggggagaggagagtggggggggagaggagggtggggggggggaaaggagggtgggggggggagaggagggtggggggggggagaggagggtggggggggggagaggagggtgggggggggagaggagggtggggggggggagaggaggggggagaggagggtggggggggggggtgggggggggggagaggagggtgggggggggagaggagggttgggggggggagaggagggtgggaggggaggggagaggagggtgggaggggtgggagggaggggagaggagggtgggaggggaggggagaggagggtgggagggagaggagggagagaggagggtgggaggggaggggaggggagggagggagaggagggagagaggaggggaggggagggagacaggaggggaggggagggagagaggaggggaggggagggagagaggaggggaggggagggatagaggaggggaggggaggagagaggagggggaggggagggagaggaggggaggggagggagagaggaggggaggggagggagagaggaggggaggggagggagagaggaggggaggggagggagagaggaggggaggggagggagagaggaggggaggggagggagagaggaggggagaggagggtgggaggggagggagagaggagggtgggaggggagggagagaggagggtgggaggggagggagagaggagggtgggaggggagggagagaggagggtgggaggggaggggagagagagggtgggagggagggagaggagggtgggaggggagggagagaggagggtgggaggggagggaggagggtgggaggggagggagagaggagagggagagaggagggtgggaggggaggggagggagggagagaggaggatgggagcggaaggggagggagggagagaggagggtgggaggggaggggagggtgggaggggaggggagggagagaggagggtgggatgggagggagagaggaggggagggagcgaggagggtgggagggtaggggagggagagaggagtgggtggaaggggaggggagggagggagagaggagggtgggaggggagggagggagagaggaggagagggagggagagaggagggtgggaggggaggggagggtgggaggggaggggagggagagagggagggggagggagaggggaggggagggagagagagggaggggagggagagaggggagggagggagagaggggaggggagggagagaggggagggagggagagaggggaggggagggagagaggggaggggagggagagaggggaggggagggagagaggggaggggagggagagaggggagggaggggagggaggggagggagagaggggaggggagggagagaggggaggggagggagagaggggaggggagggagagaggggaggggagggagagaggggaggggagggagagaggggaggggagggagagaggggaggggagggagagaggggaggggagggagagaggggaggggagggagagaggggaggggagggagagaggggaggggagggagagagggaggggaggggagggagagagggagagaggggagggagggagagaggggaggggagggagagaggagggagagaggggaggggagggagagaggaggggggagggggaggggagggagagaggaggggggaggggaggggagggagagaggaggggggaggggaggaggggagggagggggaggggagggagaggggagggagggagaggggagggagggagggagaggggagggagggagaggggagggtgggaggggagggcgagaggagggtgggaggggagggcgagaggagggtgggaggggagggcgagaggagggtgggaggggagggcgagagaagggtgggaggggagggcgagaggagggtggaggggagggcgagaggagggtgggaggggagggcgagagagggtgggagggagggcgagaggagggggggaggggagggcgagaggagggcgggagggagggcgagaggagggtggaggggagggcgagaggagggtgggaggggagggcgagaggagggtgggaggggagggcgacaggagggtgggaggggagggctagaggggagggcgagaggagggcgggaggggagggcgagaggagagtgggaggggagggcgagaggaggatgggaggggagggcgagaagagggtgggaggggagggcgagaggagggtgggagggagggcgagaggggagggcgagaggagggcgggaggggagggcgggaggggagggcgagaggagggtgggaggggagggcgagaggagggtgggaggggagggcgagaggagggtgggaggggagggcagagaggagggtgggaggggaggggagagaggagggtgggaggggaggggagagaggagggtgggaggggagggagagaggagggtgggaggggagggagagtgggaggggagggtgggaggggagggagagtgggaggggagggtgggagggagggaagggagagaggagggagggagggagggaagggagagaggagggagggagtgtgggaagggagagagaagggagggagggatggaagggagagaggagggaagggaaggagaggagggaagggagggagagaggagggaagggagggagagaggagggaagggagggagagaggagggaagggagggagagaggagggaagggagggagagaggagggaagggagggagagaggagggaagggagggagagaggagggaagggagggagagaggagggaagggagggagagaggagggaagggagggagagaggagggaagggagggagagaggagggaagggagggagagaggagggaagggagggagagaggagggaagggagggagagaggagggaagggagggagagaggagggaagggagggagggaggagggaagggagagggagggaagggagagaggagggagggagagaggagggagggagagaggagggagggagagaggagggaaggagagaggagggaaggaggggggagggaggggaaggtgagaggggaggagggagggagggaggtgggggggggggagggaggaggggggcccCCCAGNNNNNNNNNNNNNNNNNNNNNNNNNNNNNNNNNNNNNNNNNNNNNNNNNNNNNNNNNNNNNNNNNNNNNNNNNNNNNNNNNNNNNNNNNNNNNNNNNNNNNNNNNNNNNNNNNNNNNNNNNNNNNNNNNNNNNNNNNNNNNNNNNNNNNNNNNNNNNNNNNNNNNNNNNNNNNNNNNNNNNNNNNNNNNNNNNNNNNNNNgggagagaggagggaagggagagaggagggagggagagaggagggagggagagaggagggagggagagaggagggaaggagagaggagggaaggaggggggagggagggaaggtgagaggggggagggagggaaggagaggatggggggggggggggcgggaggagggagagaaggaggctgaacggctgggcccaagacttcgggctggatttacaggtaggtggcgtcgggtctcggggggggggggggggtcgcggaggtcatggggggagtcgtggaggtccgggggagggggggggatggagaggagagtcgcggaggtccaagcgggtgggggggggggtggaagagttgcggaggtcccggggggggggggggggtaggtcgggtcgggtgggaggagccttatccacgcagctccattgaggctattcggccagggctaggggctgcgtgcatcgggcccctcccacagttttgggcgcctggagctactgcacatgcgcggtcccggcactgttttcagcgcagggacctggctccgccccctacagctcgtgctgcgccgcgcccagctccagagagcctgcagggagccggagaataggtaagttttttttaggcgcacttttggcgcgataaacgggcgtccaggtcggcgcggcccgaaacttgggcccattgtgtggccACTTAGAGGGAACCTTGATCATAACTATAGCCAACTTTACTTATCATACAGTTGTCTGTGATATTTTACTGTCCTGAAATAGGACAATTGTAGTGAAGTGAGAGTGGGGAACAGTGGATTATTCATTTCAGGCCACAGGTGAAGCAGCCTTAAATATGCCACTGTAGCCCACTATATATTCTACTGTTCAAAATAAAtatagattttttttcccccaaaaagaGGTCAAATCTAAATACACAAAAGCATCGGGATGCACAATGAACATCATTCATATGCAAGCGAGAAATCAGTGGGAGGGAAGCAAAAATTAGTCTTTGGGTCTATTTCTTTTGGTATGAGGAAATGCATGTTTCCTGGCGTCTGGTATTTGCTCATCAATGGTAACCCACTGACCCTGCTCATTTTTAATAAGGACCCCTAAACAGCGTACACCATCTCCTCTTTTCCGCCTCGGGATGGTTTGACCCATAATACTTTCCAGCATCTTGTTATTTGACAGGCTTATACAGTACAGTTGAAAGTCATTTATCACATCGTCGGTGTAGTATTTGAGGATTTCCTCCTTtggaatcagggggacacattccTCCTTGTGACCACGTTTCCAGTGGTACTTCTGGCAGGCTTTGCTGCAGTAATATGTAAGTCGACAGCGTTCACAAGAGCGAAAGTGACAGTCGAAGTCTTCCAATTGATCACAAGCAGGTGAAGAGCATATGGTGGGGAACATTTCTGCTGGTTTGGTTTCTGTGTCGGAAATTGTGGATATGTACCGAGCTCTAGGTTTATAATGCACGTAAGGGTTTTTCTTATATTCTTCCGGATTGTCCACAGCCATCATGGCTTTTTTAGCAACCTCTATGCCTGCCATTTCATATTCATTTTCCTGTGACAAGTACCAAATTATTTGGGGGAAGGAGGATCTATCCCAGGTTTGCTTACAAATCGGAATATGATAATGTTCTGCCAGGACCAGCCATGCTTTTACAAGTAACCCAAGGTCCAGTCTTTGGTCAGACATTTTCCACGCTACTTCCAGGCAGTTAAAGATCTGCAACTGGCAAAGATACTTTACGTCATCTTCAGTGCACAAGACAAGACAATTGTAAAGAATCTTCAAGCACTCCTGCCAGATGAAATGGCGCAAGTGAGTAATTTCACCATCAAAAACAAGCATGATACCAATGTTTGTAATGATTCTGTATCGCTTATCCCACATCCGTCTAACGCAAGGCATGTAACAGGATATTCGACGCAAGAAGCCTAAAGCCTGAAAAAAGGTAGAATGAGAGTGAATCAACTTCATGCTACCTTCTGCAAAGCACTCATCCACCAGTTCAGACCATGCAATTTCAGCAAAGCGCTGCAAAAAGACATGCGCTTCTGGGAGACAGTCCCCGGCTCCGTTAATACAAATTTTCTCAAACAAATTCAGCATGATAATATGGAGTTCTGACTGGGCCTCATAGGTGTCTTGTAGAATGAGTCTCATTATGCGTTTAATCAAATTGTCAGTGGAGTCTCCAATCAGCATCTAAAAGATATCACAAACAAATAGTTTACAAAACACATGTAAAAGTAAATATGTTAAAATCAGCCCGGTAAAGGGGGAAAAATAAATGTTACAGGTACTAGGGCAGGAAATGAATCATAAGTTGATTTGAACAAATACATTTCCATGCACCTTTTTAACAGCTGGTTACACAGCACCTCAGGCACAGACAGCCTTTTTTGAAGGGTATACGTCCGTCTTCTCACCATATAACAGCATTAGGGCAACAATTAAGTTGTGTTTTTTTTGATACAAAGGAAAAGCGGATGGTCAAAAGTTCATTACTGAACTCTGTATGGTCAAGTTTGGTTTGAAAGCGAATAAATAATGcaagccataaaaatgcaaacaaagcactggggttcaggaCTAGTAAAACAGAAAAGTtagttaaacttatatagaaccttggttagatcacacttagagtactgtgcacagctctggtctccatattataaaaaggatacagaggcattggagaaggtgcaaaaaaattacaaggacgataccagaactgagagtttataactatcaggaaagactgaacagactggggctcttttctccagataaaggtctttaaaattatgacaggtAGATAtaaagatgatgtttccacttgtgaaacACAAGACCAAAACAAGGAGACCTAGATATAAGATAATCAGGGAATTCagtagaaacatcttcactcaaagagtggttagaatgtggcacGTGCTAtcacaaagagtagttgaggcaaatacaggttgaacctcccttatccagaaccctcgggacctggcctgttctggataagggatttttccggacgaggggtggtcatgttgaattggatggtacaggtactgagcaaggggatatcggggctggctggcttggggctgggagtgtggcagagagatcatgggggggggggggggcgtggtggatcgtggggtcaggccagtgattgcgggagtcggcagtgaggaaagacttcaatttgttcatgtcggagttctgcgcatgcgccagccGGGAATGGTtttggacaaggggtggttctggataagggagattcaacctgtagcaTAGAAG
Protein-coding sequences here:
- the LOC139278080 gene encoding uncharacterized protein, with product MAAAGEKLEPRRQLKREWSGGVSYKQRLEMLIGDSTDNLIKRIMRLILQDTYEAQSELHIIMLNLFEKICINGAGDCLPEAHVFLQRFAEIAWSELVDECFAEGSMKLIHSHSTFFQALGFLRRISCYMPCVRRMWDKRYRIITNIGIMLVFDGEITHLRHFIWQECLKILYNCLVLCTEDDVKYLCQLQIFNCLEVAWKMSDQRLDLGLLVKAWLVLAEHYHIPICKQTWDRSSFPQIIWYLSQENEYEMAGIEVAKKAMMAVDNPEEYKKNPYVHYKPRARYISTISDTETKPAEMFPTICSSPACDQLEDFDCHFRSCERCRLTYYCSKACQKYHWKRGHKEECVPLIPKEEILKYYTDDVINDFQLYCISLSNNKMLESIMGQTIPRRKRGDGVRCLGVLIKNEQGQWVTIDEQIPDARKHAFPHTKRNRPKD